Proteins from a single region of Chroococcidiopsis sp. SAG 2025:
- a CDS encoding NAD(P)H-dependent oxidoreductase, whose translation MDKPNRILILFAHPALEKSRINRQLIKAVRGMDSITIRDLYEHYPNFHIDVKFEQALLVTHDIIIFQHPFYWYSSPAILKEWQDLVLEHGFAYGHNGTALRGKKLLSAITTGGSEQAYCRQGHNYFTIRELLAPFEQTAHLCGMEYLPPFVIHGTHQLQETHQISRYVKDYQTVILMLRNHAIDWEQLLQHRHLNHYLEQALDTQETPLHVQ comes from the coding sequence ATGGATAAGCCAAACCGTATCTTGATTTTATTTGCTCATCCGGCACTGGAAAAGTCACGAATCAATCGCCAATTGATTAAAGCCGTTCGTGGAATGGACTCCATTACCATTCGCGACCTATATGAGCACTATCCCAACTTTCATATTGATGTGAAGTTTGAGCAAGCGCTTCTGGTCACCCATGACATCATTATTTTTCAACATCCCTTCTACTGGTACAGCAGCCCTGCCATCCTCAAAGAATGGCAAGATCTAGTGCTGGAACATGGCTTTGCCTATGGTCATAATGGCACTGCCTTACGCGGAAAAAAGCTCCTTTCTGCTATTACCACTGGAGGGAGCGAGCAGGCTTATTGCCGACAGGGACATAATTACTTCACAATCCGAGAACTTCTGGCTCCCTTTGAGCAAACGGCACATCTGTGTGGGATGGAATACTTACCACCGTTTGTGATTCACGGAACCCACCAACTACAGGAGACTCACCAAATTTCTAGGTATGTCAAAGACTATCAAACCGTGATTCTGATGCTACGCAACCACGCGATTGATTGGGAGCAACTGCTGCAACACCGACATCTAAATCATTACCTCGAGCAAGCGCTCGACACGCAGGAGACACCTCTCCATGTCCAATGA
- a CDS encoding cation-transporting P-type ATPase: MAVADVEKSTKHLWHYLAIEEVARLLATDLETGLSANEAAERHDRLGPNQLTAKKRESAWLRFLQQFNQPLLYILLVAGVVTAFLQEWIDSGVIFGVTLINAIIGFVQEAKAENAIAALAESVTTEATIVRDGQKLVVSSSDLVPGDLVLLSSGDKVPADLRLSEIRDLQVDESGLTGESVPVEKDLKPLPPETALAERINMAYTGSLVTFGQARGLVVGIGEMTEAGHLSHLMQQSTSLETPLTRKIDKFSKTLLYVILGLAAFTFAVGVAQGASWVEVFKAAVALAVSAIPEGLPAVLTVTLAIGVSRMAAHHAIIRKLPAVETLGSTTVICSDKTGTLTENQMTVQEIYAGGQRYTVSGGGYAPHGEIFLDEQPVDLANTPTLYECLQAGLLCNDSHLKEEDGNWVVVGSPTEGALVAVARKASLTSQSLEQTLPRLDTIPFESQFQYMATLHDTRSERSIYIKGSAEAILKRCYQMLDTHGDRIAVNSKQIERSVDEMAKQGLRVLALAKKVVPRSQSSIEHSDIEKDLIFLGLQGMIDPPRPDAIEAIHSCQSAGIQVKMITGDHAMTAAAIAQKIGLNQSEDAPVFTGQDLSQMDERELANAVEQSMVFARVAPEQKLRIVEALQSKGEIVAMTGDGVNDAPALKQADIGVAMGIAGTEVAKEAADMLLTDDNFASIEAAVEEGRTVYKNLLRAIAFILPVNGGESMTILIGVLLSTALPILPVQILWLNMVSSVALTVPLAFEPASVGVMQQPPRPTNKPLLSGSLLTRILTVSVFNWIVIFGTFEWIVQTTGNETLARTMAIQALVAAEAFYLLSISRFIPALFARIRGKDESIGYAVAVGIGCVFIFQTLFSQWSVMNQLFTTEALSLIQGLTCIGLGIPMIALAALLKRFAPLK; the protein is encoded by the coding sequence ATGGCAGTAGCGGATGTAGAGAAATCAACCAAACACCTATGGCATTATCTTGCTATAGAGGAAGTTGCTCGGCTTTTAGCAACCGATCTTGAAACGGGTCTATCTGCCAATGAGGCAGCAGAACGGCACGATCGCCTGGGTCCAAATCAGTTAACAGCGAAAAAAAGAGAAAGCGCCTGGTTACGATTCCTCCAGCAATTCAATCAGCCTCTACTTTACATCTTGTTAGTTGCAGGGGTGGTGACTGCATTTTTGCAAGAGTGGATCGATTCAGGCGTGATTTTTGGTGTGACTCTAATCAACGCCATCATTGGCTTCGTTCAAGAAGCTAAAGCTGAGAATGCGATCGCCGCCTTAGCAGAATCCGTAACGACGGAGGCAACCATTGTACGAGATGGTCAAAAGCTGGTCGTTTCTTCTAGCGATCTAGTTCCTGGCGATCTCGTTTTGCTATCCTCCGGTGACAAAGTGCCTGCCGATCTACGGCTGAGCGAAATTCGCGATTTACAAGTGGATGAGTCTGGCTTGACAGGAGAATCGGTTCCGGTTGAAAAAGATCTCAAACCGCTGCCTCCGGAGACTGCTCTAGCAGAACGGATAAATATGGCTTACACGGGTAGCTTAGTCACTTTCGGTCAAGCGCGTGGGCTAGTTGTGGGAATTGGAGAGATGACAGAAGCAGGACACCTCTCCCACTTGATGCAACAGAGTACAAGTCTAGAAACCCCATTGACTCGTAAAATTGATAAGTTTAGCAAAACTCTGCTGTATGTCATCTTGGGGTTGGCTGCATTCACCTTTGCTGTGGGAGTTGCCCAAGGTGCATCCTGGGTTGAGGTGTTTAAAGCTGCTGTCGCTTTAGCAGTGAGTGCAATTCCTGAAGGCTTACCAGCTGTTTTAACCGTTACTTTGGCGATTGGCGTTTCACGGATGGCGGCTCATCACGCCATCATTCGCAAGTTACCAGCGGTTGAAACATTGGGTAGTACAACGGTAATCTGTTCCGACAAAACAGGGACGCTGACTGAAAACCAAATGACAGTTCAAGAGATTTATGCTGGTGGACAACGCTATACGGTCAGCGGTGGGGGCTATGCACCGCATGGAGAGATTTTCCTGGACGAACAACCTGTTGACTTGGCGAATACACCAACTTTATACGAATGCTTGCAAGCAGGATTGTTGTGCAATGACTCGCATTTGAAGGAAGAGGATGGCAACTGGGTAGTGGTTGGCAGTCCTACGGAAGGAGCGTTGGTTGCTGTAGCTCGTAAAGCAAGTTTAACATCGCAATCTTTGGAACAGACACTTCCCCGACTCGATACGATTCCTTTTGAATCTCAGTTTCAGTACATGGCAACCCTGCATGACACCAGATCGGAAAGGTCGATCTATATCAAGGGTTCAGCCGAGGCGATCCTCAAGCGATGCTACCAAATGCTCGATACTCATGGAGATAGGATTGCAGTCAATTCAAAGCAGATAGAGCGATCTGTAGATGAGATGGCGAAGCAAGGGCTGCGGGTACTCGCACTTGCCAAGAAAGTTGTACCGCGTTCGCAGTCTTCAATTGAGCATTCTGACATTGAGAAAGATTTAATTTTTCTGGGACTGCAAGGCATGATCGACCCACCTCGCCCAGATGCGATTGAAGCAATTCATTCCTGTCAGTCGGCTGGTATCCAAGTCAAAATGATTACGGGCGACCATGCAATGACTGCGGCGGCGATCGCCCAGAAGATCGGGCTGAACCAAAGCGAAGATGCTCCCGTTTTCACGGGTCAAGATCTCAGCCAAATGGACGAGCGGGAACTGGCAAATGCTGTAGAGCAGAGCATGGTATTTGCTCGCGTTGCACCCGAACAAAAGCTCCGCATTGTTGAGGCGCTTCAATCCAAAGGTGAAATTGTGGCGATGACCGGAGATGGAGTCAACGATGCCCCAGCCTTAAAGCAAGCCGATATTGGGGTGGCGATGGGGATCGCTGGTACGGAAGTAGCGAAAGAAGCGGCTGACATGCTCCTGACCGACGATAACTTTGCCTCAATCGAAGCGGCAGTTGAGGAAGGACGCACGGTTTATAAAAATCTGCTGAGAGCGATCGCCTTCATCTTGCCTGTAAATGGTGGAGAATCGATGACGATTTTGATTGGGGTACTTTTGTCAACGGCATTGCCGATTCTTCCGGTGCAAATTCTTTGGTTGAATATGGTTAGCTCCGTAGCTTTGACAGTACCTTTAGCATTTGAGCCTGCCTCTGTTGGGGTCATGCAACAACCTCCTCGTCCGACGAACAAACCCCTTCTATCGGGTAGCCTGCTGACACGGATTCTGACAGTCTCTGTTTTCAACTGGATTGTAATTTTTGGCACGTTTGAATGGATCGTTCAAACCACAGGCAATGAAACTTTAGCTCGGACGATGGCAATTCAGGCATTGGTTGCAGCAGAAGCTTTTTACCTGTTAAGCATCAGTCGATTTATCCCAGCGCTCTTTGCCAGAATACGCGGTAAAGATGAATCCATTGGCTATGCTGTGGCGGTCGGCATTGGTTGTGTATTCATCTTCCAAACGCTTTTTAGTCAATGGAGCGTGATGAACCAGCTATTTACAACTGAGGCACTGAGCTTAATTCAAGGCTTAACTTGTATTGGTTTGGGAATCCCGATGATTGCTCTAGCAGCCCTGTTAAAGCGTTTTGCACCTCTCAAGTAG
- a CDS encoding IS630 family transposase (programmed frameshift) codes for MPAPYSEDLRQKAIAAVEPGERKTDVSRMMNISRNTLDLWLKRKEQTGNCQAITNYQQGCRHKISDWQRFREFAQKHGDKTQGQMAQLWGDNVTQQNISDALRKIGVSRKKTYGYRERDELKRQAFQAQLETKSATQIVYVDEAGIDNRDDYPYGYCEVGQRFYALKEGKRTQRVSWIAALRQGKVFAPMTFAGSCNRDLFEMWLEECLLPQLHRGDVIVIDNASFHHSQAIEEIVAAAGCELWYLPAYSPDLNKIEHWWFVLKNWMRQRWDEFDNFRDCVDAAFKFCPNVYA; via the exons ATGCCTGCTCCCTACAGTGAAGACCTGCGCCAAAAAGCAATCGCGGCGGTAGAACCAGGAGAACGCAAAACGGATGTGAGTCGGATGATGAACATCAGTCGCAATACCTTAGACCTGTGGCTCAAACGCAAAGAACAAACCGGGAACTGCCAAGCAATTACCAATTATCAGCAGGGTTGTAGACATAAAATCAGCGATTGGCAGAGGTTTCGAGAGTTTGCCCAAAAGCATGGGGATAAGACGCAAGGGCAGATGGCACAGTTGTGGGGCGACAATGTGACACAGCAAAACATTAGTGATGCCCTGCGGAAGATTGGAGTCAGTCGA AAAAAGACATACGGATACCGAGAACGGGATGAGTTGAAACGTCAAGCTTTTCAGGCGCAATTGGAGACAAAATCTGCTACTCAAATCGTGTATGTTGATGAAGCGGGCATTGATAACCGAGATGACTACCCCTATGGGTACTGCGAAGTTGGACAACGCTTCTATGCTCTCAAAGAGGGTAAACGCACTCAACGAGTCAGTTGGATTGCGGCGCTGCGCCAAGGAAAAGTGTTTGCACCGATGACTTTTGCTGGCTCTTGCAACCGAGATTTGTTTGAGATGTGGTTAGAGGAGTGTCTTCTACCACAGTTGCACAGGGGTGATGTCATCGTCATCGACAATGCCAGTTTTCATCATTCCCAAGCGATTGAGGAAATCGTGGCAGCAGCTGGCTGTGAGCTATGGTATCTACCTGCTTATTCTCCAGACTTAAACAAGATCGAGCATTGGTGGTTTGTGCTGAAGAATTGGATGCGGCAACGTTGGGATGAGTTCGATAACTTTCGCGATTGTGTAGATGCCGCCTTCAAATTCTGTCCTAACGTATATGCGTAG
- a CDS encoding ion channel yields MAIDDTIESRWGSAVLQLVLLSFGLTILFALVYWGIDGLNWGLLQDREGKRAVRFLPFLYFSIETFFRIGYGTQVPLGAMWIAVTLEALSHFVVEILFVAHFATLSLNKLVSLSNRTRLENLLNRF; encoded by the coding sequence ATGGCGATCGACGACACCATTGAATCCCGATGGGGTTCAGCAGTCCTGCAATTGGTCTTGCTTTCGTTCGGACTGACGATCTTATTTGCGCTCGTCTACTGGGGAATAGATGGACTGAACTGGGGATTACTGCAAGATCGGGAGGGTAAACGAGCAGTCAGATTTTTACCATTTCTTTATTTCAGCATTGAAACCTTTTTTCGGATTGGGTATGGAACCCAAGTACCGCTGGGAGCAATGTGGATCGCTGTCACCTTAGAAGCTCTCAGTCATTTTGTGGTCGAGATTCTCTTTGTCGCTCACTTTGCGACGCTGAGTTTAAACAAATTAGTTTCGCTCAGCAATCGCACGCGCCTGGAAAACCTGCTGAATCGTTTTTAG
- a CDS encoding bacteriorhodopsin: protein MDLQATFHWIYVAAMAIGALYFISLGTNPRGVPKYEYLVASFIPIWSGLAYMAMALGQGKVEVAGQITHYARYIDWIVTTPLLLLALSWTAMYYIAKDWTLIGSLMGTQAIVVVTGLVADLSTVDWMRYLWYACGVAAFSIVLWGIWLPLRAKTRGQGVELSKLYDKLVTYFTVLWISYPITWLIGPSGLGWVNQTIETLLFCVLPFFSKVGFSYLDLNGLRRLNASKARVIASAQKSFY, encoded by the coding sequence ATGGACTTGCAGGCAACGTTTCACTGGATTTATGTAGCAGCAATGGCGATCGGGGCGCTTTACTTCATTTCACTGGGCACCAACCCGCGTGGCGTTCCCAAGTACGAGTATTTGGTTGCTAGCTTCATTCCGATCTGGTCAGGTTTGGCATACATGGCAATGGCATTAGGTCAGGGAAAAGTGGAAGTGGCAGGTCAAATTACTCACTATGCTCGTTATATTGATTGGATTGTGACTACCCCCTTGCTATTGCTGGCACTCTCTTGGACAGCGATGTACTACATTGCAAAAGACTGGACTCTAATTGGTTCTCTGATGGGAACTCAAGCGATCGTGGTGGTGACTGGGCTAGTAGCTGATTTGTCTACTGTGGATTGGATGAGATATCTGTGGTATGCCTGCGGCGTAGCCGCATTTTCAATCGTGCTTTGGGGAATTTGGCTGCCTCTACGCGCCAAAACTCGCGGGCAAGGTGTGGAACTATCAAAACTCTATGACAAACTCGTCACTTACTTCACAGTGTTGTGGATTAGCTACCCAATTACTTGGCTGATCGGTCCTTCGGGGCTGGGTTGGGTCAATCAGACGATTGAGACACTCCTGTTCTGCGTCCTGCCCTTCTTCTCGAAAGTTGGGTTTAGCTATTTGGATTTGAATGGTTTGCGGCGTTTAAATGCCTCTAAAGCTCGTGTTATTGCTTCAGCTCAAAAAAGCTTTTATTAA
- a CDS encoding potassium channel family protein has translation MYVLIGGAGLVGLSLAQSLVELGHTVAIIDIDPIACRYAREQVGVMAFEGSAVNTEVLLEAGIRKADSVAAVLRHDALNLAMVTLAKHYGASHILARMRHRDFAEPLRLAGANHIVSTVDLAVATMVNAIEYPQVESMMHFEQGQIEVLKLSIPESCYVANRSVAEIARDPRFPAGSLIIGYQPHPHENLMIPNGSTVLEPDSTMLIVTKPGSLHQVIDFVEGCK, from the coding sequence ATGTACGTCCTCATTGGCGGAGCAGGTTTAGTGGGGCTAAGTCTAGCGCAAAGCCTTGTAGAACTAGGGCATACCGTAGCCATTATTGATATCGATCCTATTGCTTGCCGTTATGCCCGCGAACAAGTGGGGGTGATGGCTTTTGAAGGAAGTGCGGTAAATACGGAAGTTTTGTTAGAAGCCGGGATTCGCAAAGCTGATTCTGTAGCAGCTGTCCTTCGCCATGATGCCTTGAATTTGGCAATGGTGACTCTTGCCAAGCACTACGGAGCTTCCCACATTTTGGCACGAATGCGACATCGCGACTTTGCCGAACCGCTACGCCTTGCAGGAGCCAACCATATTGTCAGTACTGTTGACTTGGCAGTTGCCACAATGGTGAATGCGATCGAGTATCCGCAAGTAGAATCGATGATGCATTTTGAGCAAGGGCAGATTGAGGTACTGAAACTTTCCATTCCAGAAAGTTGTTATGTTGCTAATCGTAGCGTTGCCGAAATTGCTCGAGATCCCCGGTTCCCCGCAGGTTCTTTAATTATTGGCTATCAACCCCATCCCCACGAGAATCTGATGATTCCTAACGGTAGTACGGTACTGGAACCCGATTCAACTATGTTGATTGTGACCAAACCAGGGTCTTTACATCAAGTGATTGATTTTGTGGAAGGTTGCAAGTAG
- a CDS encoding monovalent cation:proton antiporter-2 (CPA2) family protein, whose protein sequence is MSNENLFFQAFVYLAAAVITVPISKRLGLGSVLGYLIAGVVIGPFGLRLVGQEGQDVMRFAEFGVVMMLFLVGLQLQPDLLWRMRVPILGLGGLQMVANVVLLSGLGILLGLSWQTALAIALILPLSSTAIGVQTLTERGLMRTEGGQSAFSILLFQAVAVIPILALLPLLTTNPGEAVSQTATSSNTLAGWQQTLLVMSTVGGIVVGGRFLMRPVFRFIAATRLREIFTATALLLVVGITLAMQAVGLSPALGTFVAGVVLAESEYRHELMSTVEPFQSLLLGLFFLSVGASINFNLILGQPLLIFGLIVGVSILKSGVLIALGKLFKLDLNQSILFAFALVQGDEFAFVLFSFAAQSNVLSENLAGSLIAVVALSMLLSPLFMIAYDRLIVSRFLLQLDDREADDIEDNENSVIIAGFGRFGQIVGRLLLANGYPITVLEYNPAQIELLRRFGWKVFYGDASRIDLLYAAGAAQSKLLVVAIDDREQILEIVDLARKHFPHLKILARAIDRRHSYELIRRGVDVIQRETFGSALDMGVEALKLLGVRAYKAHRAAQTFRHHDEEALYDMASVEGDDTALMARSRQLAQDLERILQSDEQEIAHDDRAWDVLAQQRDAI, encoded by the coding sequence ATGTCCAATGAAAACTTATTCTTTCAGGCTTTCGTCTACCTAGCGGCGGCAGTCATTACAGTGCCAATTTCCAAACGACTGGGACTGGGTTCTGTATTGGGATATTTGATTGCTGGAGTCGTTATCGGTCCGTTCGGGCTGCGTCTAGTGGGGCAGGAAGGTCAGGATGTCATGCGCTTCGCTGAGTTTGGCGTGGTGATGATGTTATTTCTAGTAGGCTTGCAACTTCAGCCCGATCTGCTGTGGCGGATGCGAGTCCCAATCTTGGGATTGGGCGGATTGCAGATGGTTGCTAACGTTGTCCTCCTGTCAGGGCTAGGAATCCTGTTGGGACTGTCGTGGCAAACCGCACTGGCGATCGCGCTGATCCTGCCCCTCTCTTCGACGGCGATCGGCGTACAAACCCTGACTGAACGGGGACTCATGAGAACAGAGGGAGGACAGTCCGCCTTTTCAATCTTGTTGTTTCAGGCAGTTGCCGTTATTCCTATCCTGGCACTGTTGCCCCTGCTGACCACAAATCCTGGAGAGGCGGTGAGTCAAACTGCGACATCAAGCAATACACTGGCAGGCTGGCAACAAACTCTACTGGTCATGAGTACGGTGGGCGGTATTGTCGTGGGTGGGCGATTCTTGATGCGTCCGGTATTTCGCTTTATTGCGGCTACTCGCCTGCGCGAGATTTTTACGGCGACGGCACTACTGCTGGTTGTGGGAATTACCCTGGCAATGCAAGCAGTTGGATTATCTCCAGCATTGGGAACGTTTGTAGCGGGGGTGGTGCTGGCGGAAAGTGAGTATCGTCATGAGTTAATGAGTACCGTTGAACCGTTCCAGAGCTTGCTGCTGGGGTTATTTTTTCTCTCGGTCGGAGCTAGCATCAATTTCAACTTAATCCTGGGGCAACCGTTGCTGATTTTCGGGTTAATTGTCGGAGTCTCCATCCTTAAATCTGGGGTGTTAATTGCGCTAGGGAAGCTATTCAAACTGGATTTGAATCAGAGTATCTTGTTTGCGTTTGCCCTGGTACAAGGTGATGAGTTTGCGTTTGTTTTGTTTTCTTTTGCAGCACAGAGCAACGTGCTTTCAGAGAATCTGGCAGGCAGCTTGATTGCCGTTGTCGCCCTTTCGATGCTGCTATCGCCGCTGTTTATGATTGCCTACGATCGCCTGATCGTATCTCGTTTTCTTTTACAGTTAGACGATCGGGAAGCCGATGACATTGAAGACAATGAAAACTCTGTAATCATTGCTGGGTTTGGGCGATTTGGTCAAATTGTCGGACGGTTGTTGCTCGCGAATGGCTATCCAATTACCGTTTTAGAGTATAACCCAGCCCAAATTGAGCTATTGCGGCGCTTTGGCTGGAAGGTATTTTATGGTGATGCCTCTCGGATCGATCTGTTATATGCAGCTGGGGCAGCACAGTCTAAACTTCTGGTCGTAGCGATCGACGATCGCGAGCAAATCCTGGAGATTGTAGACTTGGCACGTAAGCACTTTCCGCACCTCAAGATTTTAGCGCGGGCGATCGATCGTCGTCATTCCTACGAATTGATTCGCCGTGGGGTAGATGTGATTCAACGCGAGACATTTGGGTCGGCGTTAGATATGGGCGTTGAGGCATTGAAGCTATTGGGAGTCCGAGCCTATAAGGCACATCGCGCTGCTCAAACCTTCAGACATCATGATGAAGAAGCATTGTATGATATGGCTTCTGTAGAAGGAGATGACACCGCTTTGATGGCACGCTCTCGTCAATTAGCACAAGATCTGGAGCGAATTTTGCAGTCTGACGAACAAGAAATCGCCCATGACGATCGAGCTTGGGATGTCCTAGCTCAGCAAAGAGATGCTATCTGA
- a CDS encoding sensor histidine kinase translates to MFNHSRRNLARWFTLSMGSILVVFAGGIYYFEIKDKLDVLDRLLYDRTRVMAASVQYEWRQGHKQVDLSNVPLLGSGSHPLDKNLVYVRWYNPQGQSIRFFGTPPPEQLNVSPGFLTIKSVDPLLEDELWLRQVTLPIEGRHGILGYLQVAMPLAETQNSLSQFQVVLTLAVPVALGSIGLTGWLLGGAAMQPIRQSYHQLQRFTADASHELRSPLSAILTNAQVALMIAADDLQYHQPLENIIDSAKSMGTLVNNLLLLARQQGQILPQSLKLLNLNDLLENLASQYLERAMSQSISLTYELSEQPIELWADPDLLRQAVENLLDNACKYTPASGTVQLRLVPHPGWAVIQVIDTGIGIPEADLPYIFDRFYRVDTERSQDSGGFGLGLAIARQIVQAHNGQIHVASTVGKGSNFQVELPIKPRSMA, encoded by the coding sequence GTGTTCAACCACAGTCGTCGGAATCTAGCTCGTTGGTTCACCCTTTCAATGGGTAGTATTCTCGTGGTCTTCGCTGGGGGAATTTATTATTTTGAAATTAAAGACAAACTAGATGTTTTAGATCGGCTGCTATATGACAGAACAAGGGTGATGGCAGCTAGCGTGCAATATGAGTGGCGTCAAGGGCACAAACAAGTCGATCTGAGCAATGTACCGCTATTAGGCAGCGGTTCTCACCCCTTGGATAAAAATTTAGTCTACGTTCGGTGGTACAACCCTCAAGGGCAGTCGATTCGATTTTTCGGTACTCCTCCCCCAGAGCAGTTGAATGTATCCCCTGGATTTCTCACGATTAAATCTGTCGATCCGCTATTGGAAGACGAACTCTGGCTTCGTCAAGTCACGTTGCCCATTGAAGGACGGCACGGGATACTTGGCTATCTTCAAGTTGCCATGCCGCTGGCAGAGACTCAAAACAGTCTTAGTCAGTTTCAAGTTGTATTAACTCTTGCTGTACCTGTAGCACTGGGGTCGATCGGACTGACAGGTTGGTTGCTTGGTGGAGCAGCGATGCAGCCGATTCGACAATCCTATCACCAACTTCAACGGTTCACTGCTGATGCTTCCCATGAGTTACGCTCGCCGCTCTCTGCCATTCTTACCAATGCCCAAGTTGCGTTAATGATAGCAGCGGACGATTTGCAATACCATCAGCCGTTGGAAAATATTATAGATAGTGCTAAATCGATGGGGACTTTGGTTAACAATTTATTGCTATTAGCTCGTCAACAAGGGCAAATTCTGCCTCAATCTCTCAAGCTGTTAAATCTCAACGATCTGCTGGAGAATTTAGCATCACAATATCTGGAGCGAGCAATGTCCCAAAGCATCAGTCTAACCTATGAGTTATCCGAGCAACCAATTGAGTTATGGGCTGACCCAGACTTACTGCGGCAAGCAGTAGAAAATTTGCTCGACAATGCCTGTAAATACACTCCTGCTAGTGGAACTGTGCAGTTGCGCTTAGTCCCCCATCCAGGTTGGGCAGTCATCCAGGTCATCGACACTGGTATTGGAATTCCAGAAGCAGATCTACCCTATATCTTCGATCGCTTTTACCGAGTTGACACAGAACGATCGCAAGATAGTGGCGGCTTTGGGTTAGGATTGGCGATCGCTCGACAAATTGTTCAAGCCCATAACGGTCAAATTCATGTAGCAAGTACAGTAGGTAAAGGTTCGAACTTTCAGGTTGAACTACCAATCAAACCCCGAAGCATGGCTTAG
- the rppA gene encoding two-component system response regulator RppA, whose protein sequence is MRILLVEDDPKQLMPLQIVLSQAGHSVDGVKDGETAQWLLSEKEYDLLILDWMLPHISGLNLCRQYRAAGKTAPVLMITARDTTPEKVTGLDAGADDYLVKPIDIVEFMARVRALRRRSPLWEADILCLSDLQLHLDTLAVERQGKVVSLSSREFQLLEYFMRHPRQVLTRNQIEQALWEWGTEPESNAITVLVRKLRQRLQAVGAADWIETVYSMGYRLVPQKH, encoded by the coding sequence ATGAGAATTTTACTGGTTGAGGATGACCCTAAACAATTGATGCCCCTTCAAATCGTTCTCTCCCAAGCAGGACATAGCGTGGACGGGGTGAAGGATGGGGAAACCGCTCAGTGGCTCTTATCTGAAAAAGAGTATGACCTACTGATTTTAGATTGGATGTTACCCCACATCAGTGGGTTAAATCTCTGTCGCCAGTATCGAGCAGCAGGTAAAACTGCTCCGGTGCTGATGATTACAGCCAGAGATACCACACCTGAGAAAGTAACTGGGTTAGATGCAGGAGCAGATGACTATCTGGTTAAGCCAATCGACATTGTAGAATTCATGGCACGAGTGCGGGCATTGCGGCGGCGATCTCCCCTCTGGGAGGCAGATATTCTCTGCCTTAGCGATCTCCAACTCCACCTCGACACGCTGGCTGTGGAACGACAAGGCAAAGTCGTTTCTCTCTCCAGTCGAGAGTTTCAGTTGTTAGAGTACTTTATGCGTCATCCCCGACAAGTTTTGACTCGCAACCAGATTGAGCAAGCGTTATGGGAGTGGGGGACTGAGCCAGAAAGCAATGCCATAACTGTTCTGGTTCGCAAGCTTCGTCAACGCTTGCAGGCGGTGGGAGCAGCTGATTGGATTGAGACTGTTTATAGTATGGGCTATCGTCTTGTTCCTCAAAAGCATTGA